One segment of Ipomoea triloba cultivar NCNSP0323 chromosome 12, ASM357664v1 DNA contains the following:
- the LOC115997898 gene encoding GDSL esterase/lipase At4g10955-like: protein MGALKFMASNKRKSFNGAGPTHLTTVDWSNSSHRSSVAACLVEGVYSREEERQQCCHGGDGGDGALASSAWWESFGFQLNQVLIDEKDKSIFGAVYELKLWSQAQAQVEAGKPQSPKLVIAFRGTLIEKKSWLQDIRLDRYIVQNKLHKSHRVRDGLEAVQAAVSKVGAENVWLAGHSLGSSIALLIGRNMVKMGYHLETYLICSIPRSCR, encoded by the exons ATGGGAGCTCTGAAATTCATGGCGTCTAATAAGAGGAAGAGTTTCAATGGTGCCGGGCCAACACATCTTACTACTGTTGATTG GAGCAACTCTAGTCACCGGAGCTCCGTCGCTGCGTGCTTGGTGGAAGGTGTGTACAGTCGCGAAGAAGAGCGCCAGCAATGCTGCCACGGCGGTGACGGCGGCGATGGTGCTCTTGCTTCTTCCGCCTGGTGGGAGTCCTTCGGCTTCCAGTTAAACCAGGTGCTGATAGATGAAAAAGATAAGTCCATCTTTGGCGCTGTATACGAGCTGAAACTTTGGTCCCAGGCTCAGGCTCAGGTCGAGGCTGGGAAACCCCAATCCCCAAAACTGGTAATTGCATTTCGGGGAACACTAATAGAAAAGAAGAGCTGGTTACAGGATATTAGACTGGACCGCTATATCGTCCAAAACAAACTCCACAAGAGCCACCGCGTCCGTGACGGATTGGAGGCCGTTCAGGCTGCGGTTTCCAAGGTCGGGGCCGAGAATGTGTGGTTGGCCGGACATTCCTTAGGATCTTCAATCGCATTGCTGATCGGGAGAAACATGGTAAAAATGGGTTACCATTTGGAAacctatttaatttgttcaatccCCCGTTCGTGTCGCTGA